The Streptomyces sp. M92 nucleotide sequence CACGGCCGGGCTGGCCGGCTGCGACGCCGTGGTCAACCTGGCCGGGGCCGGGGTGGGAGACCGCCGCTGGACCGACGCGTACAAGACGCGTATCCGCAGCAGCCGGGTGCACGGCACGACGGCGCTGGCCGAGGCCGTCGCCTCGATGGAGCAGCCGCCGCGGGTCTTCCTGAACGGCAGCGGGATCGGCTTCTACGGGGAGACCGGTGATCGGCCGGTGGACGAGGGCGCACCCGCGGGAGAGGGTTTCCTGCCGTCCCTGTGCGTGGAGTGGGAGGGCGCCGCGGCGCCCGCCCGGCACGCGGGGGTGCGGACGGTGTTCGCCCGGACCGGTCTGGTCGTCTCCCGCCGGGGCGGGGCGTGGGGCCGGCTCTTCCCGCTCTTCCGGGCGGGGCTCGGCGGGCGGCTGGGCGACGGCTCCCAGTACTGGTCCTTCGTGTCCCTGCACGACGAGGTGGCCGCGCTGCGGCACCTGCTGGACCGGGACGACCTGTCCGGCCCCTTCAATCTGACGGCTCCGCGTCCGGTGACGAACCGTGAGGTCACCGTGGCGATGGGGCGGGTGCTGCACCGCCCGACGCCGTTCGCAGTGCCGGCGCCGGTGCTGCGCGCGGTGCTGGGCGAGCTGGCGGGCGACGTCCTGGGCAGCGCGCGGGTCCTGCCGAACCGTCTGCTGGAGTCGGGCTTCCGCTTCGCGTTCCCGGAGATCGACGGGGCGATCCGGGCGGCGGTGTGAGCGCCGTCTGCCGCGCACGAGACCGCGAGAGACCACTCATGACCGTGTGAGCCCGTTCGAGCATCACATGGCCGCCACATGCGACCAGCGTGCGACCGTGCCCTGCCCGCGTGCGATTCCCGTTGTCCGTTTCCGGTTCTAACCTCGTGTCGAACTCGGGTATCCCTCAAGCCGGTTGGGGGCATGACGTCTCCAGCGGCCGCGCAACCTCGAGGAGGGGCACGTGCTTGAGCCCGCGTACCAGGCGGACGTCGTCGTCGTGGGGGCCGGGATCGCCGGACTCGCCGCGGCGCATCGGCTGACCAGCGCAGGAGTGACGACCACGGTCCTGGAGGCCGCCCATGCGGTGGGCGGCAGGATGGCCACGGAGAAGGTCGACGGCTTCCGGCTCGACAGAATCGGGCAGTTGCTGCCGACGGCGTGCCCCGAACTGCGGCTCACCCCCGGGCTGGACGGCCTCGCGCTGCTGCCCTTCGCCCCCGGGGTGCTGCTGCACAGCGAGGGCCGCCACCACCGGGCGGGCGTCCCGGCGGGGGCCCGGGGCGCAAGGGGCGCACTCCACGCCGTGCGCGCCCTGGCAAGCGCCCCCCGCTCGGTTCCCGCGCCCCGGCGCCCGGTATCCGCGGTCCGCACTCCGGGGAGGCCCGCCCCCGTTTCCCGCGCCCGCGCGGGCGCCCCGCTCGGCACGGCCGTCGACCAGGCCCGCCTCGGTGCGGCGCTGACCCGCCTGGCCGCCACCCCCCTCGAACGGCTGCTGGCCCGTCCCGAGCTGTCCGCGGCCCAGGCCCTGGCGGTCCGCGGACTGCCGCCCCGCACGATCGACGGTTTCCTGCGCCCGCTGCTCGCCGCCCTGCTGTCCGACCCGGACCTGACCACCTCCAGCCGGTGCGCCGACCTCGTGCTGCGGCAGTTCGCGGGCGGGCGCCTGGGGCTGCCCGAGGGCGGCTCGGAGGCGCTCCCGGAGCTGCTGGCGCGGCGGCTGCCGCCGGGCACCGTGCGCACCGGGGTCCGGGTCACCTCGGTGGCCACCAACGCCGTCGCCACCGCCGAGCACGGTGTCATCCGCTGCCGGGCCGTCCTGGTGGCGACCGACGCCCGGGCGGCGGCCGAGCTGCTGCCGGGCCTGAGGGTGCCGGACTTCCACCCGGTGACAGTGGTGCACCACACCACCGACGAGCCGCCGGCGACCGGCACCGCCCTGCTGCTCGACGCGGACCGCGGTGGTCCGGTCGCCCACACGGCGGTGGTCAGCCATGTGGACCCGTCCCGCGCACCGGCCGGACGGACCCTGGTCTCATCGACGGTCCTCGGCCCCCGCCCGCCCGACGTCGACACCGCCGTACGCATCCACCTG carries:
- a CDS encoding TIGR01777 family oxidoreductase, producing MDDGRKDAGRSRVAVAGASGLIGGALARSLTADGHEVVRLVRRPPRGADEVRWDPEGGRVDTAGLAGCDAVVNLAGAGVGDRRWTDAYKTRIRSSRVHGTTALAEAVASMEQPPRVFLNGSGIGFYGETGDRPVDEGAPAGEGFLPSLCVEWEGAAAPARHAGVRTVFARTGLVVSRRGGAWGRLFPLFRAGLGGRLGDGSQYWSFVSLHDEVAALRHLLDRDDLSGPFNLTAPRPVTNREVTVAMGRVLHRPTPFAVPAPVLRAVLGELAGDVLGSARVLPNRLLESGFRFAFPEIDGAIRAAV
- a CDS encoding NAD(P)/FAD-dependent oxidoreductase, encoding MLEPAYQADVVVVGAGIAGLAAAHRLTSAGVTTTVLEAAHAVGGRMATEKVDGFRLDRIGQLLPTACPELRLTPGLDGLALLPFAPGVLLHSEGRHHRAGVPAGARGARGALHAVRALASAPRSVPAPRRPVSAVRTPGRPAPVSRARAGAPLGTAVDQARLGAALTRLAATPLERLLARPELSAAQALAVRGLPPRTIDGFLRPLLAALLSDPDLTTSSRCADLVLRQFAGGRLGLPEGGSEALPELLARRLPPGTVRTGVRVTSVATNAVATAEHGVIRCRAVLVATDARAAAELLPGLRVPDFHPVTVVHHTTDEPPATGTALLLDADRGGPVAHTAVVSHVDPSRAPAGRTLVSSTVLGPRPPDVDTAVRIHLSRLYGTPTTRWETLAVHHTPDAVPAMRPPHDPRRPVRLLAGLYVCGDHRDTSGVQGALHSGHRASAAILTDLGAGRPMHSAEAAGTVRAA